A single region of the Anas platyrhynchos isolate ZD024472 breed Pekin duck chromosome 6, IASCAAS_PekinDuck_T2T, whole genome shotgun sequence genome encodes:
- the ACTR1A gene encoding alpha-centractin, whose protein sequence is MESYDVIANQPVVIDNGSGVIKAGFAGDQIPKYCFPNYVGRPKHVRVMAGALEGDIFIGPKAEEHRGLLSIRYPMEHGIVKDWNDMERIWQYVYSKDQLQTFSEEHPVLLTEAPLNPRKNRERAAEVFFETFNVPALFISMQAVLSLYATGRTTGVVLDSGDGVTHAVPIYEGFAMPHSIMRIDIAGRDVSRFLRLYLRKEGYDFHTTSEFEIVKTIKERACYLSINPQKDETLETEKAQYYLPDGSTIEIGPARFRAPELLFRPDLIGEECEGLHEVLVFAIQKSDMDLRRTLFSNIVLSGGSTLFKGFGDRLLSEVKKLAPKDVKIRISAPQERLYSTWIGGSILASLDTFKKMWVSKKEYEEDGARAIHRKTF, encoded by the exons GGCTCGGGTGTGATTAAAGCAGGCTTTGCAGGCGATCAAATACCGAAATACTGCTTCCCAAACTA TGTGGGGAGACCAAAGCACGTTCGTGTTATGGCTGGTGCTTTAGAAGGGGACATCTTCATTGGTCCGAAGGCAGAG GAGCACAGAGGTCTCCTCTCAATCCGATACCCGATGGAACACGGCATAGTAAAGGACTGGAACGACATGGAGCGCATCTGGCAGTACGTGTATTCAAAAGACCAGCTTCAGACGTTCTCAGAGGAG CATCCTGTGCTGCTGACAGAAGCACCCCTAAACCCACGTAAGAACAGAGAACGTGCTGCTGAGGTGTTTTTCGAGACCTTCAACGTGCCAGCACTGTTCATTTCCATGCAAGCTGTGCTCAGCCT GTATGCTACTGGGAGGACCACGGGGGTGGTGCTGGACTCGGGGGATGGCGTTACCCATGCGGTTCCCATTTATGAAGGCTTTGCCATGCCTCACTCCATCATGCGGATTGACATCGCTGGCCGCGATGTGTCCCGCTTCCTGCGCCTCTATCTGCGGAAGGAAGGCTACGACTTCCACACAACCTCAGAGTTTGAGATTGTCAAGACCATCAAGGAG CGTGCCTGCTACCTGTCAATAAACCCCCAGAAGGATGAGACTCTGGAGACCGAGAAGGCTCAGTACTACCTGCCAGATGGGAGCACGATTGAG ATCGGCCCTGCCCGTTTTCGAGCCCCGGAGCTCTTGTTCCGGCCAGACCTGATAGGGGAGGAATGTGAAGGACTCCATGAGGTGCTCGTTTTTGCCATTCAAAAATCAGACATGGACCTGAGGCGAACGCTGTTCTCCAACATTGTGCTGTCTGGAGGCTCCACGCTTTTCAAAG GCTTTGGTGATAGGCTCTTGAGCGAAGTGAAGAAACTAGCTCCGAAGGACGTCAAAATAAGG ATATCAGCTCCTCAGGAGAGATTGTATTCCACGTGGATCGG TGGCTCTATTCTGGCCTCACTGGACACCTTTAAGAAAATGTGGGTTTCGAAAAAGGAATATGAAGAAGACGGAGCTCGTGCCATCCACCGAAAAACCTTCTAG